A part of Cryptococcus gattii WM276 chromosome G, complete sequence genomic DNA contains:
- a CDS encoding Flavin-adenine dinucleotide transporter, putative (Similar to TIGR gene model, INSD accession AAW44871.1), translated as MTSNISAQPSLFGDPSIDHALAGLGAGTVATLVMHPLDLVKVRFQLADSKPHPNSHLPLHKTKPRLGTGVYMALKDAVVVDGWKGLYRGLVPNLVGGASSWGLYFLFYNMIKKQMQGGDPSYRTSSGQHLLAAAEASAITAMLTNPIWVVKTRVFGTAKHDSIAYRGLWDGLRSIYRTEGIRGLYKGSLLALVGVSNGSIQFATYEEIKRRRTDLKKRKYLRAGKEWKVEDEKLTNTEYILASGSSKLVAIALTYPYQVVRARIQNFSPTPTVPKLTIPYVISSIWRNEGALAMYKGLGTNALRILPGTCTTFVVYENLVWAFRMLAVKGKEKNEGPVA; from the exons ATGACTTCGAACATCTCAGCACAACCAAGTCTCTTCGGCGACCCATCCATCGACCATGCACTCGCAGGCCTGGGCGCAGGCACTGTCGCAACCCTCGTCATGCATCCTCTCGACCTCGTCAAAGTTCGCTTTCAACTAGCGGATAGCAAACCTCATCCCAACTCCCATCTCCCCCTTCACAAGACAAAACCCAGACTCGGTACAGGTGTCTATATGGCATTGAAGGACGCGGTTGTGGTTGATGGCTGGAAGGGATTGTATAGAGGTCTGGTACCGAATCTAGTTGGAGGGGCTAGTAGTTGGGGATTGTACTTTCTCTT CTATAACATGATAAAAAAGCAGATGCAGGGAGGAGATCCAAGCTATAGAACATCGAGTGGCCAACATCTCTTAGCAGCTGCTGAGGCTA GCGCTATCACAGCAATGCTCACCAACCCTATATGGGTCGTCAAAACCCGAGTTTTTGGCACTGCCAAACACGACTCAATCGCCTATCGCGGTTTATGGGACGGCCTTCGTTCTATATACCGCACTGAGGGTATTCGTGGTCTATACAAGGGTTCGTTGTTGGCCCTTGTTGGTGTGTCAAATGGGTCCATTCAGTTCGCCACGTACGAGGAGATCAAACGTCGGCGGACGGATTTAAAAAAGCGGAAATATCTGAGAGCAGGGAAAGAATGGAAagtggaagatgaaaagctA ACAAATACAGAATATATCTTAGCATCAGGATCTTCAAAACTTGTAGCGATAGCATTAACATACCCTTATCAAGTCGTCCGAGCTAGAATACAA AATTTCAGTCCTACCCCAACCGTCCCCAAATTAACGATCCCCTACGTTATTTCCTCCATATGGCGCAATGAAGGCGCCCTCGCAATGTACAAAGGGTTGGGTACGAATGCGCTCAGAATCTTACCGGGGACGTGTACGACGTTTGTTGTTTATGAGAATTTGGTATGGGCGTTTAGAATGCTGGCTGTaaaagggaaggagaagaatgAGGGACCTGTGGCGTAG
- a CDS encoding Nuclear condensin complex protein, putative (Similar to TIGR gene model, INSD accession AAW44864.1), which translates to MRIEELILDGFKSYPVRTTISGFDESFNAITGLNGSGKSNILDAICFVLGITNMQSVRANNLMDLIYKRYAGVTKASVTIVFNNEDRSKSPVGFENTPQITVTRQIAVGNVSKYLLNGHKSTLQALQNLFQSVQLNINNPNFLIMQGKITKVLNMKPAEILGMVEEAAGTRMFEERKDKAMKTMTKKDKKVEEIESLLREEIDPKLEKLRAEKRSYLEYQKATSELERLTRLVKAHEWVATVEKAEKAAETVKKKRKDIETTKSDITRGGKECHGMEKELEDIRKKKEKEQAKGGKIQGLTEAVNSLERELVKIKTQIEITESTLKDDAKRVEGAKKAVGELSKTLDDRRSETSKESSAFVELKDAYDAGQSELSKLEELLQSLLTGLSSNKNDEENAGGYLGQLAEAKARLAAAGTEAEQAKVKIGLAEKELKEKEPRAKKAEKDGEGLIKELAAKRTQVEKLRKQVESAGWDEQQEREMLVSQTQHQSKMTELMEKRDMLKSRLASIDFTYSDPEANFDRSKVKGLVANLIDLDEENFSNSTALEVCAGGKLYNVVVHDEKVGSKLLKNGNLRKRVTIIPLNKIDATKIAAEKLAAAHRVAPGKVNLALDLVGYPDDVSAAMAYVFGRTFICADKRTAEAITFNKSIAVKSVTVEGDVYDPSGTLSGGSAPSSGGVLVKVQELKQIEREIEKHKSGVEEIRSKLQSSKKVIDQWRKDKKNLELREHEVRLLEEQINGSNATKIIAEVEATRKSLTDLKEVVNQAKEKQKQASADCKRLEKEMSDFKNNKDSKLNEIKADITSKKKELGKKTLQVKTRQKAIQTAELELQQLESDLENAKNEVEEAIAAQAKTKAEHSALQESFKASQSDHKAAETKLRNEEAVLVAFDNELADLERDLKAKKQDISDAELSLKKLEHDLGLVEKEKTSLVDHKVNLENRFQWILDEHQFFGKAGTPYDFRSVDPQQARDQCRELESQASGMGKKINPKVMNMIDSVEKKEQALRKMMATVVKDKSMIQDTIEELDRYKRDALTKTWEKVNGDFGLIFAELLPGNFAKLQPPEGQDLTQGLEVKVRLGSVWKASLTELSGGQRSLIALSLIMSLLQFKPAPMYILDEIDAALDLQHTQHIGQLFRNRFKGSQFIVVSLKEGLFTNANVLFRARFRDGTSIVERTERRSNALHSSADKENAQEPAAGKGGKRTGASRAPLAAR; encoded by the exons ATGAGGATTGAAGAGCTCATTTTGGACG GCTTCAAGTCGTATCCCGTCCGAACAACCATATCTG GGTTTGATGAATCTTTTAATGCCATCACTGGTCTAAACGGTTCCGGAAAATCAAATATCCTCGATGCGATATGTTTCGTGCTCGGTATCACGAACATGCAATCG GTTCGAGCAAACAACTTGATGGACCTCATCTATAAACGGTAT GCAGGCGTTACGAAAGCATCCGTTACCATTGTTTTCAACAATGAGGACAGATCGAAATCACCAGTTGGTTTTGAAAACACACCTCAAATCACAGTCACCAGACAA ATTGCAGTCGGCAATGTCTCCAAATACCTCCTCAACGGGCATAAGTCCACGCTTCAAGCTCTCCAAAACCTCTTCCAATCCGTTCAGCTCAACATCAACAATCCCAATTTCCTCATCATGCAAGGTAAAATCACTAAAGTGCTCAACATGAAGCCTGCAGAGATTCTGGGTATGGTAGAGGAAGCTGCGGGAACAAGAATGTTCGAGGAGAGAAAGGACAAGGCTATGAAAACGATGACCaaaaaggacaagaaggTTGAGGAAATTGAAAGC CTGCTCCGAGAAGAAATAGATCCCAAACTTGAGAAGCTTCGAGCTGAGAAGCGATCATATCTGGAATATCAAAAGGCTACGTCTGAGCTTGAACGTCTCACTCGTCTCGTGAAGGCACACGAATGGGTCGCCACTGTCGAAAAGGCTGAAAAGGCTGCAGAGACTgtcaagaagaagaggaaggacATCGAGACGACGAAAAGCGACATAACAAGAGGTGGAAAAGAATGTCATGGAATGGAAAAGGAGCTGGAGGACATTCGtaagaagaaagaaaag GAACAAGCCAAGGGAGGGAAAATCCAGGGTTTGACTGAAGCGGTCAACAGTTTGGAACGTGAGCTTGTCAAGATCAAGACTCAAATCGAGATCACCGAGAGCACTCTGAAAGATGATGCCAAGAGAGTCGAAGGCGCCAAAAAGGCAGTCGGAGAG CTCTCCAAAACCCTCGACGATAGGCGATCAGAGACTTCAAAGGAGAGCTCCGCCTTTGTCGAATTGAAAGATGCGTATGACGCCGGCCAATCGGAGCTTTCTAAACTCGAAGAGCTTCTTCAGTCACTTTTGACCGGGCTTTCTTCTAATAAAAATGACGAAGAGAACGCGGGCGGCTACCTCGGTCAGTTGGCAGAAGCTAAAGCTCGCCTTGCGGCCGCTGGGACAGAGGCTGAGCAGGCCAAAGTCAAGATTGGTCTAGCGGAGAAGGAGttgaaagaaaaggaacCGAGAGCCAAGAAGGCTGAGAAGGATGGGGAGGGGCTGATCAAGGAGCTGGCGGCTAAGAGAACACAAGTGGAGAAGCTGAGAAAACAAGTTGAAAGTGCTGGGTGGGATGAACAGCAGGAACGAGAGATGTTGGTATCTCAAACCCAGCATCAATCAAAGATGACCGAGCTCATGGAA AAACGCGACATGCTTAAATCTCGTCTCGCATCAATTGATTTCACGTACTCTGATCCTGAAGCCAACTTTGACCGTTCTAAAGTCAAGGGTCTTGTTGCCAACTTAATCGACCTTGACGAAGAGAACTTTAGCAACTCTACGGCTTTGGAAGTCTGCGCTGGTGGAAAGCTTTATAACGTCGTAGTACACGACGAGAAGGTCGGCTCCAAGCTACTCAAGAATGGTAACCTCCGGAAGAGGGTAACGATCATCCCTTTGAACAAAATTGATGCTACTAAGATTGCGGCTGAG AAACTTGCTGCTGCTCATCGAGTCGCTCCGGGCAAAGTCAACCTAGCTCTCGACCTCGTTGGTTATCCAGATGATGTCTCTGCCGCAATGGCCTACGTCTTCGGCCGTACATTTATCTGCGCTGACAAGCGTACAGCCGAAGCCATAACTTTCAACAAATCAATCGCCGTCAAGTCTGTCACTGTTGAAGGTGACGTGTACGATCCTTCAGGGACACTTTCGGGCGGTTCAGCACCGAGTAGTGGAGGTGTGTTGGTCAAGGTGCAGGAGCTAAAGCAAATCGAGAGGGAGATCGAGAAACACAAATCTGGGGTAGAAGAGATCAGAAGCAAGTTGCAAAGCTCCAAAAAGGTCATTGACCAATGGAGAAAGGACAAAAAGAATTTGGAGTTACGTGAGCACGAAGTGAGGTTGTTGGAGGAGCAAATAAACGGCAGTAATGCTACCAAG ATTATTGCTGAAGTGGAGGCGACGAGAAAATCTCTTACGGACCTTAAGGAAGTCGTCAACCAAGCTAAGGAAAAGCAGAAACAAGCTTCCGCCGACTGCAAGCGTCTCGAGAAGGAGATGTCCGATTTTAAAAACAACAAGGACTCCAAGTTGAATGAAATCAAG GCAGACATCACTAGTAAGAAGAAGGAGCTTGGAAAGAAGACACTGCAGGTCAAAACGCGGCAGAAAGCGATCCAAACGGCAGAGCTTGAGCTTC AACAACTGGAAAGCGATCTCGAAAATGCTAAGAATGAGGTGGAGGAAGCCATTGCTGCCCAAGCGAAGACGAAGGCTGAACATAGTGCATTACAAGAGAGTTTCAAAGCATCACAG AGCGATCATAAAGCTGCCGAAACTAAGCTCAGGAATGAGGAAGCTGTCCTTGTCGCTTTTGACAATGAGCTTGCCGACCTGGAACGTGACCTCAAAGCGAAGAAACAAGATATTTCTGATGCCGAGCTCTCTCTCAAGAAGCTTGAGCATGATTTAGGGCTTGTcgagaaggagaagacATCTTTAGTGGACCATAAAGTGAATTTGGAAAATCGATTCCAATGGATCTTGGACGAGCACCA GTTCTTTGGTAAAGCAGGTACTCCGTACGATTTCCGAAGTGTCGACCCCCAACAAGCGAGGGATCAATGTCGAGAGCTTGAGTCTCAGGCTTCGGGAATGGGCAAAAAAATCAATCCTAAGGTTATGAACATGATCGATAG tgttgagaagaaggaacaggctctgaggaagatgatggcTACCGTCGTCAAGGACAAGTCCATGATCCAAGACACAATAGAGGAGCTGGACCGATACAAACGTGATGCACTGACAAAGACTTGGGAAAAGGTCAACGG CGACTTTGGTCTCATCTTCGCCGAACTTCTTCCGGGCAACTTTGCCAAACTTCAACCTCCTGAGGGGCAAGACTTGACTCAAGGTCTGGAGGTCAAGGTCCGATTGGGTAGTGTATGGAAGGCGAGCTTGACTGAATTGAGTGGTGGTCAAAG ATCACTCATCGCCCTCTCTCTTATCATGTCCCTTCTTCAGTTCAAACCCGCCCCGATGTACATTCTTGACGAAATTGACGCCGCTCTTGACTTGCAACACACTCAGCACATTGGTCAACTCTTCCGCAACAGATTCAAGGGCAGTCAGTTTATTGTCGTTTCTCTGAAAGAAGGACTGTTCACGAACGCCAATGTCTTGTTCCGAGCGAGATTTAGGGACGGTACAAGTATTGTCGAG AGAACGGAGAGACGGTCAAATGCTTTGCATAGCTCGGCGGACAAGGAGAACGCACAGGAACCAGCGGCAGGCAAGGGTGGTAAACGAACAGGAGCCAGTCGTGCCCCGTTAGCTGCTCGATAA
- a CDS encoding uncharacterized protein (Similar to TIGR gene model, INSD accession AAW44865.1), which translates to MVPRQPLIGWLSAFTTSTSRPCLSQQVGLTFLRPQRNFSSITPKSARQYLGRITPKRIAVPRSALEGSSVIDASIPRRSIWRPIVFCVAFGGGGYTLLALYTNYDTQKWSEKLGGGSWWRRNVDQPSDREMIRAKQLEGAKKAQKLLNELPGTLSFLPNLILIPILRTYVMASEFYLNTPTAQLAPLGLIGMMGGIFMAWKIKRFEPFMRRWFLHRPVIFTASARREWANCVTMFTSTVSHQSFAHFGFNSFALFSFGAAAMTFLSSPPSIPSLPTATHAPHFFAFLLTAGLFSSLSSHLWTNIFRLPRLLKAITHPARISTPQALVSQAAILPSLGASGAIYAALTLTACSFPDSSVGIIFIPFLSIPIGWGVGGMVAMDLLGLIRGWRLFDHVAHLAGALFGFVYFAYGREIWAGTRRLLGAQERKAGFV; encoded by the exons ATGGTTCCTCGACAGCCATTAATTGGCTGGTTATCCGCCTTCACAACTTCGACCAGTCGACCTTGCCTTTCGCAACAGGTGGGACTGACTTTTCTTCGTCCACAACGTAATTTTTCGAGCATCACACCAAAATCAGCAAGGCAGTACCTCGGCAGAATAACTCCCAAGCGGATCGCAGTGCCAAGATCTGCCTTGGAAGGCTCGTCGGTTATCGATGCCAGTATACCCCGGCGGTCAATTTGGAGACCTATAGTA TTTTGCGTGGCATTTGGTGGAGGGGGATACACATTGCTAGCACTCTATACCAACTATGACACTCAGAAATGGTCCGAGAAGCTTGGAGGAGGTAGCTGGTGGCGCAGGAATGTGGATCAGCCGTCAGATCGAGAAATGATTAGGGCTAAGCAGCTGGAGGGCGCAAAG AAAGCTCAGAAACTTCTCAATGAACTTCCCGGCACTTTATCATTCCTCCCCAACCTGATCCTCATTCCGATCCTTAGAACCTACGTCATGGCCTCGGAATTCTACCTCAACACTCCCACTGCGCAGCTTGCTCCCCTTGGGCTGATTGGAATGATGGGTGGTATCTTTATGGCTTGGAAAATTAAGAGATTTGAGCCCTTCATGCGAAGATGGTTCTTGCATCGGCCGGTGATTTTTACCGCCTCTGCAAGGCGTGAATGGGCCAATTGTGTGACCATGTTTACTAGTACC GTCTCTCATCAATCATTTGCGCACTTCGGTTTCAACTCTTTCGCCCTCTTCTCATTCGGTGCCGCCGCGATGactttcctttcttctccaccttctATTCCCTCACTTCCTACCGCCACTCACGCTCCCCACTTTTTCGCTTTCCTCCTTACTGCTGGtctcttttcttccctctcATCTCATTTATGGACTAACATTTTCCGCCTCCCAAGGCTTCTCAAAGCCATCACCCATCCCGCTAGAATATCGACGCCCCAGGCTTTGGTTAGCCAGGCCGCTATCCTCCCCAGCTTGGGAGCCAGTGGCGCTATCTACGCCGCATTGACTTTAACCGCGTGTTCATTCCCCGATTCTAGCGTGGGCATCATTTTCATTCCTTTCCTCTCAATCCCCATTGGCTGGGGTGTTGGAGGAATGGTAGCGATGGATCTTCTCGGCCTTATCCGGGGATGGAG ACTTTTTGACCATGTGGCCCATTTGGCAGGAGCACTTTTTGGTTTTGTCTACTTTGCATACGGGCGAGAAATATGGGCGGGGACTAGGCGACTTCTAGGTGCTCAAGAGAGAAAGGCAGGATTCGTATAA
- a CDS encoding Alpha-amylase, putative (Similar to TIGR gene model, INSD accession AAW44866.1), translating into MAHHANEDHRGKPGNFTMMQYFEWYAEGDGVHWKKYEKESERLANMGITACWIPPPTKASSPKGTGYDIYDVWDLGEFDQKGSVGTKWGTKEDLLKAIKAASEKGIITYIDAVLNHKAGADDTEEFMATMVDENNRNKEVGEMHNIEGWTKFTFPGRGDKYSSMKWNFNHFTGVDYDAKTETTAIFKILQIQGDGKHWATDVDKEKGSFDYLMFVIDHSHPDVEAELNKWGKWVLQETGAYGFRFDAVKHISQSFIAQFVKQLREGENSKAKAFCVGEFWHDSIDALEAYLDGLGTQFSCFDSCLQDNFYQAGEARENYDLRKIFDGSLVQRRPIDAVTLVDNHDTQIGQSLERWVSSAFKPLAYALILLRVDGYPCVFYGDLYGCGGENPQKPVNQLEDIVRCRKLFAHGELRDYWDHPNCLAWVRVGDEEHDGCVVVICNGKDDGSKRCEIGVEHKGEKWTDVLGWYQGEVTIGDDGWAEFYSTPESISIWTKADARGRDEFQK; encoded by the exons ATGGCTCATCACGCGAACGAAGATCACCGTGGCAAGCCTG GAAACTTTACAATGATGCAGTATTTCGAATGGTACGCTGAAGGTGATGGTGTACACTGGAAAAAGTACGAAAAAGAATCTGAAAGGCTGGCCAACATGGGCATCACTGCCTGTTGGATTCCTC CTCCTACGAAAGCCTCTAGTCCCAAAGGTACAGGATATGATAT CTATGATGTCTGGGACTTGGGGGAGTTCGATCAGAAGGGATCCGTCGGTACCAAATGGGGTACTAAAGAAGATCTTTTAAAAGCAATTAAGGCTGCTTCTGAGAAGGGCATTATCACTTACATTGATGCTGTCCTGAATCACAA GGCAGGCGCTGATGATACAGAAGAGTTTATGGCCACCATGGTGGACGAGAATAACCGTAACAAGGAAGTGGGAGAGATGCACAACATTGAAGGCTGGACCAA GTTCACTTTCCCTGGAAGAGGCGACAAGTACTCCAGCATGAAATGGAATTTTAACCATTTCACAGGGGTAGACTATGACGCGAAGACTGAGACGACTGCTATCTTCAAG ATTTTGCAGATTCAAGGCGACGGGAAGCATTGGGCCACTGACGTTGATAAAGAGAAAGGATCTTTTGATTATCTCATGTTTGTAA TTGACCATTCTCACCCTGACGTTGAGGCCGAGCTCAA TAAATGGGGTAAATGGGTCCTCCAAGAGACCGGTGCCTACGGTTTCCGATTTGACGCCGTCAAACACATCTCT CAATCATTTATCGCCCAATTTGTCAAGCAGCTTCGAGAAGGCGAGAACTCCAAGGCTAAGGCTTTCTGTGTCGGAGAGTTTTGGCATG ACTCTATCGACGCTCTTGAAGCATATCTTGATGGACTTGGGACCCAGTTCTCCTGCTTTGACTCATGCTTGCAAG ACAATTTCTAT CAAGCTGGAGAAGCGAGGGAGAATTATGACCTGCGAAAGATTTTTGACGGTTCCCTTGTTCAACGTCGACCTATCGATGCCGT GACCCTTGTTGACAAC CACGACACTCAGATCGGTCAGTCTCTTGAGAGATGGGTATCATCAGCCTTCAAGCCCTTGGCCTACGCTTTAATCCTTCTGCGCGTTGACGGTTATCC ATGTGTGTTCTACGGCGATCTTTATGGATGTGGCGGCGAGAACCCCCAGAAGCCCGTGAACCAGCTTGAAGACATTGTTCGTTGCCGAAAGCTTTTCGCACACGGCGAGCTTCGTGACTACTGGGACCATC CCAACTGTCTCGCTTGGGTCCGTGTTGGTGACGAGGAGCATGATGGTTGCGTTGTCGTGATTTGCAACGGCAAAGATGACGGCTCAAAGCGATGCGAAATCGGTGTAGAGCACAAAGGGGAGAAATGGACTGATGTGCTCGGGTGGTATCAGGGAGAGGTTACCATTGGCGACG ATGGCTGGGCTGAGTTTTACTCCACTCCCGAGAGTATTTCCATCTGGACTAAGGCGGATGCCCGTGGAAGGGATGAGTTCCAGAAGTGA
- a CDS encoding RING finger protein, putative (Similar to TIGR gene model, INSD accession AAW44863.1), translating to MPIQLTNLYSIIIAIHSPASETQLQEQQHPQGADWRLGDITVDWVDFTREKSVGKRDMPRNQHSSSQGSKNRLTPQGRSIPGSSTAVSNSKPKTSRSQTPTQHKPSKDDPDTLSLQPLLAHFPSPTPLSSSYAQGISSLGTGVVHLFRHAPPPSLIADIDNHPFGSSSRSAGEASNEQGWSGESAEGEDGSLIAILAVPAWMRPADFLEFIGGWGTCLEGVRMIREATTPNRSIVLLKFRDPLQAQDFTVIFTGRGFSTLDTRETCHPIRIHHLVLHKLDQDQAMSQKNAVAIPAFPSSVYASRAKQLPELLSGVPTEKRYELPSCPVCLERLDSTVTGLVTLPCAHTFDCDCLRKWGDSRCPVCRLSHLLLSSSSSSAAPSHSLHEREITRLTKCSMCSSTENNWICVVCGTVGCGRYEPGKGHARRHWEESGHVLAMELETQRVWDYKGDNYVHRLIQTKNDGKLVELPSASSLVTPSAPRVMPLGNSQRPTSPTSAARSMDICSTSEHQAQAHVQGHAGPSSNDIDKISTIESITLEYSYLLSSQLESMRQHYEKSQSTLETRLEELERRGRETEEKLKGLEKAEKEREKAERKMEKALELSKGLQSALGAERAMSQGLSDRVKVLERERDEAVKGKKDKEAECETLEETVRDLMFSLEAGMKIKELGGDSGEGGDLMVVPGKESNKGKKKTRK from the exons ATGCCTATCCAATTGACCAACCTCTACTCTATCATCATTGCTATTCATTCTCCAGCTTCCGAAACTCAACTGCAAGAACAGCAGCATCCACAAGGCGCGGATTGGCGACTTGGCGACATCACTGTGGACTGGGTTGACTTTACAAGAGAAAAGAGTGTCGGGAAACGAGATATGCCAAGGAATCAacattcttcttcccaaGGATCAAAGAACAGATTGACTCCTCAGGGTAGATCCATTCCCGGGTCTTCGACGGCGGTATCCAACAGCAAGCCAAAAACATCTCGTTCTCAAACGCCTACTCAACATAAACCATCAAAGGATGATCCCGACACTTTGTCTCTccaacctcttcttgcACACTTCCCGTCACCCACTCCTCTGTCATCCTCTTATGCGCAAGGAATTTCTTCCCTTGGCACTGGTGTCGTTCATCTGTTCCGTCACGCTCCGCCACCGTCGCTCATAGCTGATATTGATAATCATCCATTTggctcttcttcaagatcGGCAGGCGAAGCTAGCAATGAACAAGGATGGAGTGGTGAGAGCGCAGAGGGAGAAGACGGCAGTCTTATTGCAATACTGGCTGTACCTGCATGGATGAGGCCGGCGGATTTCTTAGAGTTTATCGGGGGTTGGGGCACGTGTCTAGAAGGTGTGAGGATGATACG TGAAGCAACCACTCCTAATAGATCAATTGTTTTGCTGAAATTCAGAGATCCACTTCAAGCACAGGACTTCACCGTCATATTCACAGGCCGAGGATTTTCCACTCTTGATACCAGGGAAACTTGCCACCCCATCCGAATCCACCATCTCGTCCTCCACAAACTAGATCAGGATCAGGCCATGTCTCAGAAAAACGCAGTAGCCATACCGGcctttccatcttctgTATATGCCTCTCGTGCAAAACAATTACCGGAATTGTTGAGCGGCGTGCCCACGGAGAAACGATACGAGCTTCCCTCATGTCCTGTCTGTCTGGAACGGTTAGACTCTACGGTCACCGGTCTGGTTACACTTCCTTGTGCACACACGTTCGACTGCGACTGCTTACGAAAATGGGGTGATTCTCGATGCCCGGTCTGTCGTTTGTCCCATCTCTTACTgtcatcctcctcttcgtccgCTGCACCATCCCATTCATTACATGAGCGGGAGATCACTCGTCTTACTAAATGCAGTATGTGTTCATCGACCGAAAATAACTGGATATGTGTTGTGTGCGGTACAGTAGGTTGTGGAAGGTATGAGCCAGGAAAGGGACATGCTAGAAGACATTGGGAAGAAAGTGGTCATGTTTTGGCTATGGAACTGGAAACTCAAAGAGTTTGGGATTACAAGGGAGACAA CTATGTGCATAGGCTGATACAAACCAAAAATGATGGTAAACTTGTCGAACTCCCGTCAGCTTCATCCCTCGTCACCCCTTCTGCTCCCAGAGTCATGCCTCTCGGCAACTCCCAGCGGCCTACTTCACCGACTTCTGCTGCTCGTTCCATGGATATTTGCAGCACTAGCGAGCACCAAGCGCAGGCCCATGTCCAAGGGCATGCCGGGCCGTCTTCTAATGATATCGATAAAATCTCCACCATCGAGTCCATCACTCTCGAGTATTCGTACCTCTTATCCTCACAGCTCGAGTCTATGCGCCAGCATTATGAAAAATCTCAGTCAACGCTGGAAACGCGATTGGAAGAGTTAGAaaggaggggaagagagaCAGAAGAGAAGTTGAAGGGGCTCGAAAAAgcggagaaggagagggaaaaggcggagagaaagatggagaaggcGTTGGAGTTGAGTAAAGGGTTGCAGTCTGCGCTAGGCGCGGAAAGGGCGATGTCTCAAGGCTTGTCCGATAGAGTGAAGGTGCtggagagggaaagagacGAGGCGGtgaaagggaagaaggataaaGAGGCGGAATGCGAAACGTTGGAAGAGACTGTAAGGGATTTAATGTTTAGCCTTGAGGCTGGAATGAAAATCAAGGAGTTGGGTGGAGATAGCGGGGAAGGGGGGGATCTTATGGTAGTCCCCGGTAAAGAGTCAAAtaagggaaagaagaaaacCAGAAAGTGA
- a CDS encoding Protein-methionine-S-oxide reductase, putative (Similar to TIGR gene model, INSD accession AAW44779.1): MVNFKTPPAPTVPTAIKAKEELKAGEGVEQAIFASGCFWGTEHLFTKHYGNLPKFSAISGYTGGHAESPSYRQVCTGATGHAEAVKVTYQSGSVAYAELVEFFYRTHDPTTVDRQGPDTGTQYRSAIFYTTPEQEEIAKKVTAEVQEKYLKGRPIVTQIAKAGPFYQAEDYHQNYLDNNPGGYECPTHRFYW; this comes from the exons ATGGTCAATTTCAAAACCCCTCCTGCCCCTACAGTGCCAACTGCTATCAAGGCGAAGGAAGAACTCAAGGCTGGTGAAGGTG TCGAACAAGCTATCTTCGCCTCTGGATGCTTC TGGGGTACTGAACATCTCTTCACCAAGCACTATGGGAACCTTCCTAAGTTCTCTGCTATTTCAGGATACACCGGTGGTCATGCCGAGAGCCCTT CATACAGACAAGTCTGTACAGGAGCTACCGGTCATGCTGAGGCTGTCAAAGTGACTTACCAAAGCGGATCTGTCGCCTATGCTGAGCTCGTGGAATTCTTCTACCGAACGCATGACCCTACTACCGTTGACAGGCAAGGTCCCGATACTGGTACTC AATACAGAAGTGCTATTTTCTATACTACACCAGAGCAAGAGGAGATTGCTAAGAAGGTGACTGCGGAGGTTCAGGAGAAGTA TCTCAAGGGAAGACCCATTGTTACTCAGATTGCTAAAGCCGGTCCTTTCTACCAGGCGGAGGATTACCACCAAAACTACT TGGATAATAACCCTGGAGGATACGAGTGTCCTACTCATAGATTCTACTGGTAG